CCGTTCTTTGCACTTCTTTTGTGTGTTGCCATGGGGCCTGCCTATCAGCTCAGGGATGTTGCACAGCAAACAGCTTTCCAAACCAACATTGAGAGCGAGCATCTGCCCAAGGTATATGCCAGCAAAGGGATTCTAATGTCCATCATTACGAGCCTATCTATATTTTTAATGGGCTTTGTAGCAGATGCAATCAACATCCGTGCCGTTTATATTCTTGGAGCTGCTCTAATTATGGTTTCTGCTGTCTTGTCTTTTTCCTTGCTGCAGGCAAAGAAAAAAGAGGTGGCAGATCTAAGCAGTCCTTTATAATGGGAAGAAATCGGAAATAAGGAGAAGGATATGAAAAAAACCAAAACGAACGCGATGAGAATACTGGACAAGGAAAAAATAGACTATGAAAATATGAGTTACAGTACAGAGGACGGCAAGAATGATGGGGTATCTGTGGCTCACAAAATAGGGCGTGAGCTGGGGGTTGTTTACAAGACACTGGTTGCCCAAGGCTCTGGCAAGGAATATTATGTTTTTGTCATACCGGTAGAAGCGGAGCTTGACCTAAAGAAAGCGGCCAAAGCGGTCGATGAAAAGAAAGTGGAAATGCTTCCTGTAAAAGAATTGCTGGCCGTTACAGGATATGTTCGAGGGGGCTGCTCGCCAGTAGGCATGAAAAAACTGCTTCCTACAATCATAGAAGAAGCGGCGAAAGCACAGGAGACCATCATCGTAAGCGGAGGGAAGATTGGACTGCAGATCGAACTGTCACCGAGAGATTTAGAAAACGTGACAAGAGCTAAATATGCAGCAATCACAAAATAAACAACGAAGGGGTGGAACCTTTATTCAGGGTTCTGCTTTTTTAATGGCAACCTTACATCATTGTAAGAAAGTGTAAGGTTTGCACATGGTAAGGGAGCCTCATTCCCTCATAAAATAGAAATAGAGGAAAAAGGATGATTCATTAAAAAAGGGGGACAAAAAATGACACTTACACAATTTAATAATGAAACCTTCAGGAGTATCAATGATCTTGCTGGCAGCTTTTCTGCTGCAAACCCAGTCATGGTGTTTTTAGCGGAGTATATGCTCTATGCACTTGGGATCCTTGTTATCGCCTGCTGTTTCACTCGCTCCAACCGCAACCGGCTGATGATTGTTTTTGCGATCGTGAGTTGTGGGATTGCAGAGATTCTTGGCAAACTTGCAGGTCTGCTCTATTCTCATCATCAGCCTTTTGCAGAACTGCCGAACGTGCATCAGCTGGTCGAGCATGGTATTGATAATTCATTTCCAAGTGACCATGCCATCATCTTCTTTTCAATCTGTACCACCATTTGGCTCTTCAGAAGGAAGGAAGGCTTCATTTGTCTTCTGCTCGCTTTTTGCGTCGCTTTTTCACGCGTTTGGGTCGGTGTACATTATCCCATCGATGTGGCAACGGGGACATTGCTGGGTATTGTTTCATCAATGGTTGTCTATAAAACCATGTTTGCTAGTCGATTGGTTAAGCGTTATGCAGAAAGCGGTGTAAAGGAGAGAGTGGAGAACTTTTGATAAGTTCTAATTAAAAATAAACAGGTAGAAATCCGTCGAATAGTGTCGCGTATAAACGGCTTGAAAATAAAAGAGTAGTTTTTGAACATAAAAAAAATTTTTTGAACATAAATCGGTATTTTTGAACATAAAACCTGAACATTTGAACATGAAAAATACGATTTTGAAGGTGAAAGGGGCATATGAGCCCCTTACAGGAATCGTGGATGGGTCAAATGGTTGTCAAGTATCATAGATCCATAGAACGAAATTTCAGATCCCTGACAAGAGCGGGATTTGCAATACTCGCTCTGCGTGAAGGTACACCGCAAAGAGATAATTTCAGCAATGAGGAAGAGTTCCAACGCAGGCGGCGGATCCCTGTAGTTCTCGCTTTCTCTTGCATTAAAAAGAATACATAGCCCGTGAAAAGAAAGGAAGGGTTTCATTGTCTGTACGAAGTGTTTTCATGAATGAAGAACACCTGGATGCATGTATTGAGCTGTATCAAAATGTTTTTAACAGCAGTCCGTGGAATGAGAGCTGGACCGTTGAAACGGCAAAGGAGAGGTTATCCGATTTGGTGAATACACCGAAGTTTCTCGGTTTTGTATTTTATGAGAGCGGCCAGTTCATTGGCTTTATTGCGGGCAACAGTAAACGAACCTATAACGGAGTAACGTTCTATATAGCTGAACTTTGCGTGAACAACAAGATTCAAGGGAAAGGCTATGGAACTAAAATGCTGAATTGGTTTGAAGAAGAATTGAAAAGAAGAGAGATTCAAAGTCTTTATTTATTAACTTCCAAGGAAGGACTGGCAGAAGCGTTTTACCTTAAAAATGGTTACAATGTGAACAATAACCGGATCGTCATGAGAAAAGAACTTTAAGGAGGGAACCACAATGATCAAGATGGGTATACAGCAAAAGATGTAAATAATATATTCTTGTTCACTTGGTCTGATAGTTGCTTAATGTAAATGCAGCTTCCAATTATTAGGTTGATGGGAAAATGGATTGTGTACATCAAGATCGGTGTTATACGTTTTTAATTTGTTACATAAATATATTCAGATGTATTTCAAGAAAGAGGAGGGGGTTCTGTGCACGATCATGATATTGAACAAATAGAATGGTCCGACAGACAAGTTTATTCCACTTCTTAAGGAAGGCGTCTTTATGGTTCTTTTTTAGGTGGATTCTTTATGGATTGAGATTTGTTGTGAACGAAGAGGAAAAACTCTCTTTAAATGAAAATCGTCTTTGAAATAAGTTAAACAAAGATCTAAATTCTCTGCCATGGCCTACAACCTTCAAACTGATGAACTGCATTGGCAGGAAGTTGATGCTTTGAAGAATACAGAAAGCCATTATTATATTGGTCGAGCTATCTCAGCATTAGCAAATGATCCAAAGATCATGGAGAAAAGTGGACAAGGGGTAAGGATTGGCGATCTGGCAAAAGAATATGGATTTACCGATATAGATGGGCGATATATCTATCCATTCAGCATTTAATGGTAGTAAAAGGTTCATATATGAAACAGATTGATGCCTATTCCCTCGTCGTTACGTTCTTGGCAACTTCTTTTGCTGTAACAGCTATTCCTGAAGCGATAGTATTACAAACGAACTCAGCACGATTTTTAAAGAAAAAACAGGGAAATACGGTTATCTCAATGTTTGACGATAACTATTAAACAGAAGGGAAACAACCAATTAAGATAAAATAAACGCAAAGCTAATTGCTTCGCGTTTATTTTGTGAGAATTATTTTACTGTAGTTGTGGGTGATCACCACTATTGGGCGGGTCAGCAACCTCTATTGAATAGTGTATGGGGACTTGAGCTTGAGCTTGAGCTTGAACTTGAACTTGAACTTGAGCTTGAACTGGAGCTGCGTTTTTTCACTTTTTTACATTTACATACTAATTTTACTTTTTTAGAAGAACGCTTACAACCACAGTGTTTTTTCTTTTTGGACGACATAAAAATCCCTCCAAGCCGTTATAAAGTGAGAAAAAAGGTTTAACCTTGTCTCTCACTTTATCTTATGCAGAAATCTAGTAATGCGTTTGGACAAGCTGGAAAAATCTCTTAAATAAAATGCTAGTTTACAGAGCTAACCTCGTTTTGACGAGTACTTATTCCGATTTATCGTACGCCTCCGCCCGGATTTTTTACAATCATTTTCTAAATTTCCGATACTTTTGTTTATTTTGTTGAAACTTAGGGCCCAAACCTTTTGAAAAGTGGGTTTTTTGTTATCATAAAGGTATTCAAGCAGATATAATGAAACATTGATTTTGGGCATGAGTTTTGGGATAGAAATTCTACTAAAAAGAGGCTTATCACAATCTCTTTTTTGACTCATCCCAAAAACGACTGTTTATGGTACCGGTTTAAGGATAGTGCTAAATTTTCTTTGTTCCGCAATCGGGCCAGATTGTTGAATAACATTTGTAAAGCTGGAGGTTTTGAATTGATTTATAAGCGTTCACAAATAAACATAATTGTTTCTTGGTTCGAAAAGTATTCATGGTAAATTCTATTCGAACAACTGTGTAGAGCACAAAAGCGCATCATTGTGTCGTCGATCCGAAATTCAGTATAAATCTTAGCAAAAAGTTTCACAATGAGGTCATCATGATCTTTATAAGCTTTTCTGTCAAATAACAGCTAATCTATTATGTTTCAAATAATACTCTCATGCCCGTATTTCTATATAGATAATTTGGAAAAGATTTTTTATTCAATGTGTCGATTTTGGTGTTTCCCGTTCGTTGTATTTATAAAGAGGTCAATTAGGGGATTTGCCTCTAAAAAAGAAGGAGGAAATTTTTATGCTGTTTATGCTGATTGTCAAAGCCTCGAAGAATTCGGAAGCCGGAAAGCTCCCGAGCTCTGAGCTCATTGAAGCCATGACGAAGTACAATGAGGAATTAGTTAAGGCAGGCGTGCGGGTTGCGGCTAAAGGACTTCATCCAAGTTCAAATGGGATTCGCCTTTCGTATCCGAAACCAGGGGAAAAGCCGGTGGTTACGGATGGTCCATTTACGGAATCAAAAGAATTGATTGCCGGGTTCATTCTGATTGATGTGAAGTCGAGGGAAGAAGCCATCGAGTGGGCCATGCGGATGCCGGACCCGCAAGGACATGGGGAAGGTCAGATTGAATTGCGTCAAGTATTTGAGTGAGGCGCCGGAGCTGACCGAGGATCCAGAAATGTTGGCCAAGTAAGCGGAATTACGCGAGAAATCTGAGAAGGGAAGGCGATCGTGATCACCTCTAGAACCAAGCGTACCATTTAGGCAATTTGTATTCGCTCCATATTCAAATGGATAATTGATGAAAGGATTTCTTAATAGAAATCCTGCAGCTAAATTGAAAGAGCCAAAGCTTGGAAAGAGAATCCAAAATTTCTTTCTGAGCTTGAAATCGAACATCTGAGAGAGGGCTACTACAACTCTATGAAAATGCCTTATTTGAGTTCTTTTATTCCACTGGCTGTCTTATTGGAGAAGTGGTAAAGCTTAATCGTGCTGATATCAACATTAATACTAATTCTGTCATTGTTCATGGAAAAGGTGATAAGGAAAGAGAAGTGTACTTCAATACTCGTTGTTCCTTATGGTTGAAAAGGTACTTAGACAAACGTAATGATCAAGAACCTTTTTATTTATAACAGAGAGAAGACCAAAAAGAAGAATGAGTATTGACCTTATAAGATACATTATAAAACGTATCTCCAGTCGGCAGGGATTAAGAAGAACATACATCCACACCAATTAAGACATAGTTATGCAACCCATATGATAGACAACGGAGTACCTATTGAAGTCATTCAAAGTCTAATTGGCCATGAGAAGAGTGAAACCACGAAAATTTATGATCAGCTGAGTGGTAAACTAAGACATGATTTCTATACCAAATACTTTTAGAAAGCGCATTCAATCAGAGCGTGCTTTTCTTATTTAATGGAATAAATGATTGAAATATTTTCTTTGTATTGAAATAATTGGTACTAAGTTAAAGGGCAGTTTAGTTGAAGAGAGAGGGGGAAATCCTCTCCCTTTTAATTCATATTTGGAAAAAAAGCGAGGTAATTATTTATTGTTCAAGTTACGGTCTATTTCTTATAACTTGATATCGGTTTTTAAGGCAATCTATTGGGCAGAGACTATTTCAGTCTCTGTCTTTTTTGTGGTCTGAAACCAGCTAAGTCTGAAGTCTGATATAAAAATCAGGCTTTAGCACAATTTTGAAAGCTTTAGAAAAAAGGTAATATGGAGTCATAACAACAAATACCCTATGGGGGTACCGCGAAATTTTGCGGTAATACACAAAAAGAGTGCGGTTTTTATCTGTTCAAACTAAGTACAATGGGAGCGTAGTTCACAAGGGTAGTCAATAACCAAATATCCACATTTTGAAAGTGGAAAATATGATTTTTGTTCAGGATGTATCAAACGTTTATTCATTGGAGTCGGGAAATTTTTGCCGCGTTAAAGAATAACAACATTCAAATCCGAAAAGGCGAATTAAGGAGGAATATAAAATGAAAAGGTTAGTAGTACGTTTAGCTGTTTATGTATTGATTTTCGTTGTGTTTGTGGGGGGGATCGGGTTCTATGGCTTTAATCGTCATCAAAAAGATTTTTACTTTAACGTCCGCCATGAGCCAGTTCCTTCGCTACAAGGAGTGAATATACCTCAATACGATCCCAATAAACCTACAGTAGCAGTCGTATTAGCGGATTCAAGTATACCAACCGAAGACTTTGATTTTCTTATTCCCTACGAACTGCTGTCGATGACAGATGCTTATAATGTATACGCCGTTGCACCGGACAAAAACGTGAAGTCCTTATCAGGCGGACTGGATGTAATACCACATTACTCTTATAAAGAACTGGATAACCTATTAAATAAAAGTCCAGATATTATTGTGGTCCCTTATATGCCCGGAGTAGATGAACAGAAATATCAACCAACTCGCGAATGGATTCAACAACATTCCAGCAGTAAAACCTCCACTTTTTTCAGCATTTGTGGTGGGTCACAGAATCTTGCCGATGCAGGTTTATTAAAAGGGAAATCAGCCACCTCACACTGGCAATTCCTACCCATATTAATGAAGCAATATCCTGATACACATTGGAAAGAGGATGTGAGGTATGTTCACGAAGGAAATACCTTAACTTCAGCAGGTCAAAGCGCAGGTATCGATGCAGTACTTCACCTTATATCTCAGAAACTAGGAGAACCTGTGGCTGCAAAAATATCCAAGGAAATTAGTTATCCTTCTTACCAATTCGTTCAAAATCCAAAGGTGGACCACCCTTTTTACGTGGATATAAAATTTGCAACATATTGGCTAAATCTTGGATTCCATTGGAATAAGAAACAAATGGGGGTACTTCTGTATAAAGATATGGATGAAATAGCTTTATCTTCTATATTTGATTCTTATGGAGACACCGGAACGACACAAGTCTTGACCGTTTCTAGTTCAGATGCACCAATAACTACGAAACATCATCTTAATATACTGGCTAGGCATCAAATATCTAATGCTCCAAAATTAGACAAAATGATCATACCAGGTGGCAACGCAAAATCACTAGCGGCAGCAGATGTAAGACTTTGGCGTGAAAAGGGTAATGCTAAAGAGACCCTCCTTATTCACAGTGATTCACCAAACAGCTATGTATTCGAAGCACCATTGGAAGACTTAGCTAAACAAGAAGACCTTTTAAGTGCCAAGCATGCTGTAAAACGATTTGAATATCGTGCGAATGGTATCCATCTAGAGGGCAAACCATTTCCTCTTGAAACATACGGCAATGTACTTCTAATCGGCTTACTAGCATTGTTGGTAACTTTCTGTATTGACAGACGATTCATTATGAAGAAACCAATTTTTAAATCGTATAAACAAGCGAGCTAATCACTACCGCCTTCGGGCAGATACAGTTTGTGATGAATTGTAGTCAAACTGGGCAAGAGTTTTTAGATTGAGCTGCCGTTATGGCAGCTTTTATTATTGGATGTCAAAATTAGGTATTGCTTTAGGACGTACCATAAAAGATGTTTTCATATTGGCATTTTAACCCGTCCGTTAAAAATCCTTAAATAAAGTTTACATTCTATATAAATCATTCGTTTATGCATATTGATATCAACGATGTATGGGGATTTTGACGTGTTCTATATAAAAATTGTCTATTGGAGGAATGTTATAATGTTCACCGTATGCTCCGTGGCCTATAAGCAATTTCCCTTGTGTTTATTTAAAATAATTTCCTGAACCGTAAATTACGACCTAAAATTTAGAGGAGGAAGCATTTATGAAACGATTGGGGTTTTATTTTCTACTATCATCATTTGTTCTCAGCCTTTTCACAGGGGTTTCCGCACCCAAATCAGCGGACGCAGCAGAAACGGCTAAACCAGGAAAAATCCTTGGAGATTATGCCGGAGTAGTACGTGAAACCACTCCCCGCTCCGATGGAATCTACCATATTGATACACCCCGTTCCATCGAAAAGATGAAGGAATTACATATTAACACTTATTATTATCTGATTTGGGACGAGAATACAGATTGGGATGATTTGAGAAACGAATTTTTGCCTGCTGCCAAAAAAGCCGGGATTGATGTGGTCGTCTATGTTGTCCCCCCAACTGAATCAACCGGTGAACGGAAATCCTATCCTTATACGACAGATTACCTTGCCTGGTCCAGAGAAATAGCAAAACTGTCTATTCAATATCCGAATGTAATCGGCTGGGCAATCGATGATTTTAATCATAACCTAAATAAATTCACCCCAGAATATATGGACCAAATGAAGAAAACGTCCGAAGCAATTAATCCTGATCTGTTTTTTTCTCCTCTCATGTATACCGATTCATTAAATGAATCTTTTCTTCAGACACGGGGAGCATATATCGATGGCGTCATCCTTGCTTTCAGGGATGGAATATACCGGAATACCCAGGTATATGCGTCCGAACAGGAACAAATTGACAGCGCTTATAGTTTACTTAGCAAATATAACTTACCGTTGTATTGGATGATTTATGCCTCTCAATTATCCAAAACTCCTGCCAATCCTTCGGCAGACTATGTAAGAAAAGTGACCCAAATCGCCTTGGAGAACATGAAGAAGGGAAAAATCGAAGGGACTATCTCCTACGTCCTCAAAAAGAACTTTGAACCAGAACCAACCGACGATAAGGCATATGACGACACAGGCTATTTAAACTTTTTTATCGGCAGTGGCGTCCCAAGCTCAGCTGGCAATTACGCACAAGCTACTCAAAGAGTACGTGTGAATAAAGCCGACAACTATTCGTTAACGTTCCAGACGATGAACCTTGGAGCAGACGTATCTGGTTACCATAAAAAACAGTTGCTGATTGATGGAAAAGTGGTCTGGGAACAGGATACGGCTGAAATTGTTCCCGACCTCCTTTGGAAACCCGTTACTGTAGACCTTAAACCCTATCTTGCCGGCAAATCCTGGGCTGATGTATCGTTCCGTTTTTATGAGAATAAGGGAGTAAATAACTTCTGGACGTACGCAGGTTTTGATGCACTGCAGCCTGTTGGTTTTACGGTGAATAACGCAAACTTTGCCGATAACAGCAGCTGGAATGTCTCATCTAATTATTCCGGAATCATCGGAGAAATTTTGCAATATGATGAACAGAGACGTGAGCGTGCTTATAATCATATAAAGGTTTCCTACGCGACATATGAATTGTATTCTTCCATTTACACCTCAAATGTTGAAGCTGCGACAAAAAGCAGCCTCCTTAAAAAGGCAGCTGATATTATGACCTACCACTTTGAAGAGCAAAATGACAGGGCCATTCAGGGTCTTAACAGTTTACAAAACCAGATTGCTTCGTTAAAAGGAAAGGAAATATCTGATGATCAGGCTGAAACCTGGGACGCCTTGATTAAGGAGCTAAAGGAATATTATTCTGCTGTATAAAGTCTCATCTGAAAAGTTATGACGAGATCGAAGCGGTGTTTTGGATGGCAATAGAGGATATTATAATTCATGCAACACATTGAGCTGATGGCCGGTACTTCACTGGGGATCGGCTTTTTACTGTATTTCCTTACCAAGAAGTATTTTTAGTCATATAGAGCATTGCATTTTGGAAGTTGAAAAATTCTTGGCATACAACCGTATTAGCTGATATGTATCTGCGAATTTATTTTGAGAAAAGTGGTTTGTCAAAAGATGAAGTTTTCCAATGGGCTCCAATCATAGCAGGGGCAAGATTGTCTGAAAACGTATCATCAGAATAATCTGAACGTCTGATGGAAATAGTCAATCATTACTATTCTTTATAACTATCGATTAATCCACAAAAGGGTGCGTTTGCGCAAAAACCCCTCAGCAATGAAGATGAAGATCCTTCTTCAACGATCGGGTGCTTTACGAAAAAAAGCCCGATTTCTTAAGATTAATGCCAAGAAATTGGGCTTTTTAATAGTGGAATTTCCTTAACGGTGTAAATATG
This genomic stretch from Fictibacillus marinisediminis harbors:
- the ybaK gene encoding Cys-tRNA(Pro) deacylase produces the protein MKKTKTNAMRILDKEKIDYENMSYSTEDGKNDGVSVAHKIGRELGVVYKTLVAQGSGKEYYVFVIPVEAELDLKKAAKAVDEKKVEMLPVKELLAVTGYVRGGCSPVGMKKLLPTIIEEAAKAQETIIVSGGKIGLQIELSPRDLENVTRAKYAAITK
- a CDS encoding DJ-1/PfpI family protein, producing MKRLVVRLAVYVLIFVVFVGGIGFYGFNRHQKDFYFNVRHEPVPSLQGVNIPQYDPNKPTVAVVLADSSIPTEDFDFLIPYELLSMTDAYNVYAVAPDKNVKSLSGGLDVIPHYSYKELDNLLNKSPDIIVVPYMPGVDEQKYQPTREWIQQHSSSKTSTFFSICGGSQNLADAGLLKGKSATSHWQFLPILMKQYPDTHWKEDVRYVHEGNTLTSAGQSAGIDAVLHLISQKLGEPVAAKISKEISYPSYQFVQNPKVDHPFYVDIKFATYWLNLGFHWNKKQMGVLLYKDMDEIALSSIFDSYGDTGTTQVLTVSSSDAPITTKHHLNILARHQISNAPKLDKMIIPGGNAKSLAAADVRLWREKGNAKETLLIHSDSPNSYVFEAPLEDLAKQEDLLSAKHAVKRFEYRANGIHLEGKPFPLETYGNVLLIGLLALLVTFCIDRRFIMKKPIFKSYKQAS
- a CDS encoding undecaprenyl-diphosphatase, giving the protein MTLTQFNNETFRSINDLAGSFSAANPVMVFLAEYMLYALGILVIACCFTRSNRNRLMIVFAIVSCGIAEILGKLAGLLYSHHQPFAELPNVHQLVEHGIDNSFPSDHAIIFFSICTTIWLFRRKEGFICLLLAFCVAFSRVWVGVHYPIDVATGTLLGIVSSMVVYKTMFASRLVKRYAESGVKERVENF
- a CDS encoding GNAT family N-acetyltransferase — translated: MSVRSVFMNEEHLDACIELYQNVFNSSPWNESWTVETAKERLSDLVNTPKFLGFVFYESGQFIGFIAGNSKRTYNGVTFYIAELCVNNKIQGKGYGTKMLNWFEEELKRREIQSLYLLTSKEGLAEAFYLKNGYNVNNNRIVMRKEL